CCGAAGAAAGAGGTTCTCCAGAACGAGGATTTTACGTGGATCCTCTGCCACGGAAGATGTGGATGTTAAGTTGTCCATAAACCTAAATTATGCCAGTCATGATGTCATAAGGTGCGGGCGGAGAGACGGTTGGGAGTGCCCCGGATCATTGgtcctgcctgggttcccccagtcagccgcctcctACAAATTTAACCCGGGACGGGAATCAgatactgcctgacccacgataccgacatcccagggctccGATACCTTACCCGTGGAACAATCCTTGTTTCGGGCCGAAGTGACTGATTCACGCTggacggcgcaagacttcggcagagcaagctcacaacCACCCTTAACCCCGCCTCACAATCGTGAAAAAGGATGACCACCCCCGTCCGCACTCCGCCCAGCGTTGGAAAACAGATGGCACGGTCGTGCCTACTATCCCTGCTGcaaacagcgaaaccgagaagtACAGTCGCAACCAGCTCGGACTGCTCGGGACCGCCAATTCCGTACTCCACAGGGAGCTCCTGAGGCAGACCGAAGTACCACGTAGATGTTGTTGCACGGATGTGGGGTTGGATTTATCcggggtattattattattattattttatcatcagccCCCTTAGCCCCCAATAAAGGATCCTAGCTACGTGCCTGATATAAATTGCGAacaacttcaaacaaaaattgaagggtagtcgggaaattccctttttggtataaaaaaaaaaaaacaaaaagaccgcgttctcatatttttgtttgattgtaaaaagaaacaaaatctgttgttattttgttgttttttttttaatattaaaggtatttcttaatttttatatttttaatatacattttaacgaaacattctacattattaacggataaaatgaaaaaatattttttaattttttaaaaaattgatctattttttcctgaaaaaatacCTGTAACTACACTCCTCCGAATTGCGGGCCCTAGacatttgtcatatttatttatcgGTTAATCCGGCCCTGATTACAACCacctataaataatataaactttcttttatgagaaaaggaaaaatatctgTGGAGATTCTAAATGTTGTGGAATGGTTTCtgaaccgttaggtattgcttcagaggataagatgaataatttgtagcgcgtttgaaaatgccatacctgaccgggattcgatcctgggacctctggatgaaaggccgagacgctaccactcgcgccacggaggctggcaacgGAGATAGACAGCGTagacattaatttattacttttttctttttttcttttttttttgccctacatccccgagccggacatccaattaagtatactcgactcggggacgtgtcctttccggatcttttaattgcctgcctctaatttccaacgtaagaaccaggcccggctatgccgttcccagccccccgccggagaccgggtctcggtctttccttttgccagcctcaaaccgacggcgcaggagccgaagccgccaaagcgtatccgggaacccacaccgccggccgggaattgaagtcggaaaatttcatcatagaagaTGTTCCAAAGTAGGGGTCCGAGTACAGACCCCTGCGGGACTCCACCGAAGATCTGATGACTTACCACACCATCCACCGTATTGATTTCAGTTCGTCTCTCGGATAGATAGCTGGCTACTTGCGTCACTATGTActcgcttatattttttttttgaagtgccCTCAATATAGCTGGCCAAGGTACCGAACCGAAAGCGTTGCTTATATCCAGGAGTATCATTAGCGGGATTCGCCTGGTTCTCCAAGTCCCAGACCTCACCGCAGCAGCCCATGAAACTACTTTGTTGATGGCGTTAATAGTTGACCGCCCTCGCCTAAAGCCCAACTGATTCTCATGGAGGAGGCTGTTGTTTTCCAGCTCCTCAATTAGTCTATTAGCGATGAGCCTCTCCAcgacttttcccatattattaatgagaCTTATAGGGCGATATTCGAGAGCACCTGGAACTGACTGTTGTTTGGGCAAGAAAACAGTTCTTGACGCTTTCCAGCAAGCAGGAAAAAAGCAATGCTGGACCCCATAACTCGCAATATCTGTCATCTCACGGGATGACGGACACCAGACCCTTTATGACTGCAGCTGGCACACCATCGGGTCCTGGactcttcttattttttagtcttttaaccgCAGTCGCCACTTCATCCTGGGTGAACCTGCCGCATTCACCAGGTATTAGCTCCGTGACGCCCGTATCAACCCACGGGAAAAGCGCTTCCATGTGTCGCGTAGCTTCTATCTTATTAAGAACGGGCAACCGTCTTCCCAGTCTCTTCATGACTACCTGGTACGCCCGTCCTCAGGGATCAGCATCTAGTTCACTGCATAGCTCCCTCCACTTCTGCCTTTTTACATGCTTAATCATgaagtttaactgttttcttgctgCCCGGTATTGTGTAATCGCCGTGTTCAGGTCTCGATCAGCTCCGTATGCTCTCGTTCTAAGTCTCTGCACGCGCCTCTTCATGGATTGCAGAACCCTGCGTTGATCCGCAATATCGGAAGACCACCAATAGACAGGGTGATGTCTGGTAGCTCTTTCGGGGAGCCTGGCCAGCTCAGTAATCATGATCTGTTGTAATGTATCTGGCGTGACCGGTCTGCCATCCGTTATTTTTGTAGCAACTTTGCGAACAATAGTCTCTATCTGACGTTCCGAAAGTCTAAAGCATAGATGCTGATTTCTAGCATGAGTCTCAGTATCATGGATTTCAACAGAAACAGCCAAATGATCACTTGCAGTCTCGACTTGCAAATCCTGCATTCTCACCATGTCTGGTGGAAATCTACCGTCGATCAATACCAGATCCAGGATAGAGGAATGCCCGCGAGCGTAGAAAGTGGGCGACCCATCATTGATGCACACAAGCCCAGTAGTTCCTAGTAGTTCTTCTAGCGCTAGTCCTCTGTTGTTCGAGGAACCAGCCCCAGCCGCTACGGTACGGCAATTGAAATCACCCACAACAATTGTACTTTTTGGGGCGTTCATGACCATCCTCTGCAGTCCGAGTAGTCTGGCTTCGTACTCCGCGAGCGTCACATTCGGGCTTATATAGACCCCAAACAATATATAGTTACAGAGTTCTATCGCAACGACTCCTTCAGTCCTCAAATATAAGCTATAGTCCCAGTTTCCAGTAATTTTCTTGATAGCCACATCCCCAGCGGTATCTGGCACCCATCGAGACCCAGCCGCAGAGTATACGTTAGGCTCGGCGGCAACAACACAGTTGTACTCTCCAGTATTAGCTGTCTCCTCCACCAAGTCATGGGATAGGAGGCTTCGATGGTTGTTGATTAGTAATACATTAGGCATCGCGCTTCATTCCGCATTCAGTGCCCCCGGTGCGGTGGTTTAGGCTACGGCAATCAAGACATTTGGATGCCTCTCTGCATTCCCGGATACGGTGTCCATTAGAGTGGACACCGGATACGGATACGGCGTAGACATTAGAGTGAAGTATGTCAACACAGGCTCCACACTTTTCATATCGAAGAGTTTCTAGTTCTCTGTAGAATCGAGTCgctagatttcattttattttttaaataattgtcattaaaaaacaaatatgttctttttatttgaatttctcttCTGAATGTTATAtctatgtattattatttgtattacttatttaatttacacGGTTTTAGTGTTAAATAtggtatttataagaaatatttacttttgtaagTCTCTCGATTATCCTTGTCTAACCGAGAACACGCGACAATACGGTCGATCTCGCACTACTGTACGAGATAAtcctactgtatatatatttaccgaTGAATCTGAAGCTTGATAATTACCTTCGCAATAACAGTTTTAAGCCGATGACCTTCATTTTCCCCGTTCAGATTCATTTTAACAGAAACGATCTCATTTCATCACCgaaagaaatttgttttcaaaagctaaaaatattaaagaaaacgaTTCTTTGTCGATCACGTTTTTAAACAAAGTAACTTCTCGATCTTCTGAAGCGCGTAAAAGATTTATGAATGCGTCTTAATACTTCTTTCATCATCATGGCCCGATTTCGGCGTTTTTTTCGGCTGAAATCCATGTATGTTTCATTAGAAGGGATTTTCAGTTATcggatattttctaaataatagatATTTGAATGAGGGACGgttagttttagaaattttaaaaaacggtatgatttttttttaagcgacacaagaaaatttagtaatttaactgAACCGCTTTTACGATCGgaattgaaaacttttaaagtaaCTGCTAAACTAACTCTTGCAGAATGGAAAAGTCCTCTAAAGCCGTATAATCCATAGGTGTGGGATGACGTTTGATTTGATGTGccgtttagttttactttttttgggaAAGTACCGgcgaattctttttatttacagatatcaTTTCATTTGTGACACGATTAcgattgttttttaaaagaaattttcttattattgaaacAAACGTAtacctcatatttttatttttcaaaacatttcgctatttcttggaaaaaagtcGATAATTTTCAACCCGTTTACCCGAGTCATCGGGTAACCCGAATTTTGCATCGAAATTCCACGAAGACAATGATTAAACATTATCAAAACTGCTTTtagagttcttttttttaatttttctcgcGGGCTTAAAATCGAGGGgagttaaaaatttatcaaaaccggggacttttttcagaataattttttttaaattatttgaagaccgtgaaaatatataatgaaaaaagatgaGAATACTGTTTGCGATTGATTTTttgctcaaaaaataatttaattttaccgaaaaatAACTCGAGTAACAAAATACTTTGTTTATAAGTTTACTCTATAAGGATTcggttaaatgaaaataataacaaaaatagctTCGATTGGTTTTTGTTACGGTATAATTTTTCGATAAagtttcagataaattttttttggtaaagttTCACAAAATTTATCTAGAATTAACCTAAAACAGAATCGCCGCAGGAATgtactgtacaaaataaaaatgaatcgtcGAAATGTATGAACGCTAAGGCTTGAACAATGTTgtataaaaatactctttttctgtttagcctccggaaccaccgtaaggtattacttcacaggatgatatacACGAATGAAGCGTAATCTTGTACAtactcaggtcgaccgtttcttaacccaccgggttggtctagtggttaacgcgtcttcccaaatcagctgatttggaagtcgagagttacagcgttcaagtcctagtaaagccagatatttttacatggatttgaatactagatcgtggataccggtgttctttggtggttgggtttcaattaaaccacacatctcaggaatggtcgaactgagaatgtacaagacttcatttacactcatacatatcatcctcattcatcctctgaagaattatctaaacggtagttaccggaggctaaacaggaaaaagaaaggtcgaccgtttctgagacgtgtggttaaatgaaacccgaccaccaaagaacacccgtatccacgaactactattcaaatccgtatgaagtctgcctttactaggatttgaaccttagaactctcaactccgaaatcagctaattttcgaTGGCTTGCTCACCACAAGATCAGCCCGGTGGATTTACcgggttaacccaccgggtcggtctaatatttccaagtcgagagttctaagattcaaatcctactaaaggttTGCTTTTATAAGGAtcagaatactagatcgttgataccgatgttctttggaggttaagtttcaattaaccacacatctcagaacgGTCGGTCGAGTtcgttcaagactacacattacTAGTACGGTTACAGTACACCGATAAGTCCGtgatgactttaattgttgatgcgactgtaaataaaagtataaaaaaacctACCGGTCGATTCGGGAACTTCATCTTTTATCGTATAATAATcgactgattttaataaataagtattttattctgatacataaaaatacattacgtaGATCGCGTCAGGAATTAATAcggttatattataatataaaaaaataaacgtaattaaagcccgcattaattatttaaaaattaacaggttAAATAGCGTCGAGGTAAACTCATAAAGAttctaaatattgaaaatatctgcaaaataattcacaattcaggtctattgaaaattattttgagcacatttacgtacacgttgaatgggatgcagaaatttcagtttaacatttttttttttttttttaattagtattatttttaaaaattcattaacagtaatattgcttgtgtaaaatatttttttttaattgtattttaaataaattggtgggaagagtTTTTAAACGGTTTccggtaatttataaaaatcacaatgaaagaataataaggccctttctctcGAACCGAAGTATTGCGttgagttacacgaaaacagttccgttgttattttaattgagaattattaatttgaataatattcaatctaatgactttatttttagcacaattagttttttaaatcaagatttaTCTCGTGCATCGCTCGATTCGTATATTATAACGAGTAATTTTGCATTTACGCTTGATTACATATCATCGGCGTATACGGATTGagagtttaaaaatattcgtattaAATTCCcacataaatattgaatatttttaaatacgtagTTGCACTTCGTGCAGTGCTGATTATTCAACCTTATTGACCCTTTTAACCTACCTTTCTATCGGAATCGTCCCACTTCAAGTTTAAAGTAAcaagttcataataattattacggTACCTTAGGTTACGATCCGacctacttttattattactttattgatttttagTTAATAGTGTCGGGAAGTTTTCAGATTTTGTTTTCTCTGTCTATTAACgtagtttactttattttaatagattcagTATCTATTGATGGTAGTCcgtatatttttaatgttcctACGAATTcggttttaaaacatttctttaaccGATTAAAAGAAGGCCGTTCTCAAAGAAACCTCTTCTTTGAACATATTCAGCCTTATATTCACCGCATTTACTTTTTGTAGAGAAATTTCTCCGGTGGCTTCTATGTTTTTTCCACGACTTACGTAGAAggtttttttaaacgaaaaacacATCATCTACTTAAGCGTTTTTCGTAATCGTCTTTCTTTAGCATTAGAATTATTATAGCGTAATAATATAGCCtgatatcttttctttctttttcctgtttaacctacGGGAATTAcggtttaggtattacttcaaaggatgattgaggatgatatgtatgaagtgtagtcttatacagactcagttcgaccgttcctgagatttatgattaattgaaacccgaccgccaaagaacaccggtatccacgatctagcatccaaatccgaataaaaataactgcctttactaggacttgaacgctggaactctccacttccaaatcagctgatttgtgaaggcgcgttcaccactagaccaacccgatgggtataGCCTGGTATCTGCtcgtattcaaaatatttttctctagaaagtttttaataaaaataataatatacggagtataaaaaaaaaatatcggggGTTTAGTTTGTTATATCTGTTGGATGAGGTAGGTGTACGGTATTGATTTAAGGCtaaaatcaaagagcaaaaaggacTGTTTTAGTTGCGGGCACGGTCGTATGTTGATTCTCTGTATTTCCACTTTACAGCGTCACTAGCGAAGAAAACATTCCTGAATAGAAAGCCTTTTGTGTTTTGAAGTTTGCCGAATGAGAATCTATAATTACAATTCAACGTGCGTTCTGTAGAAAATATAATCGTGATCCTCCGACCGACAGTAACATTCGTCGTCGGTATAATCGGTTTGAAAAGACCGGATGTCAGAGTAAACGGAAAAGTCCGGGACGACCGACggtgtctgaagaaaattttgaacgGGTCGGAAGTCTTTGCTGCATAGTCCAAAACAATCTGTTAGGAAGACCGACCGTAAAGCAGCGATGCGGGTGATGACGGAGcggaatattttaaggaaacgaTTACGTAAGCATCCGTAACGGTAACAGCTGTTACTGGCTTTGAAGCCGGTAACAACGGATTACGCTGTGCGTGCCGACTTCGCGACCGAAGTATTGCGGAACGAAGACGTCGATGTTTTTGATCCTATTGTGTTAAGTGATGACTCGACATTTCGTCTTAGCGGAAAAGTAAACGCGCATAATGTCTATATATGGGAATTCTTACAATACGAATGATTCTTCAAACAGTGCCGTATCCCGACTGCAAGTTTCCCGACGGCCGTTCTTTTTCGATGAAGCAGCTTATAGGAGTCGCTTATTCGGTTACGGCTAATCGCTTATCGGCCTATTTGCGAACGCGCTTCTTTCCTCGGCTGCAAGGTggagtagaatattttatttggcgACAAGATTATACGCCTTGTCGCCAGCATAACTCAGTACGTCGTTCGGTCGAATGACGTTTTCCTCGATCGCTGGATTCGGCCTGTTCCGCTGACAGAGCTCGTTTGCGGCGGCCTCCGAAGTCACCCGATCTGACCCCGTGTGATTTTTgccttaaatgttttataaataatattctttgtgCGCCTCTGCTACTACTGACTAAACCGATTTAATGCGCAAAATTGAAGCGACTGTCGCTTCAaaatcaaagttaagagatattaaatagctttaagatcccgattttttttttatataccgtaTATACCAGTGAGCTTTCGGCCGGCCCCGGAAGCGTCTTTCCGTcgtttccttttattaattttctcatttttatgaaaaagcatgtttttatccCCTTAGTGCTACtaggaatgaaattttttatccaGGGAGTGTTTTTACAGGCTTAtccgtatttaaaaattaattataaaataagctttaaatATCTCGCACTAAAGAGcgagaaatatttctttttcaattcacgtttaaatttaaacttttttaatttaatgccaaattaggaataataatttttctttaatttgacgTTGGATTCTATACATTACACtctaaagaatgattttttatttttttatttttgtgagttCTTATTCGATTccatttgtttaattctttcgCTTATAAGTAAATTCTGATTTTCTGTGAACGGCTCATACTTATTtctgattgaaataaaataaagtacacgGGCAAAATAAAAAACTCTATTACTGAATTCTGCATTACAGTTAGCTGTAATTTAGTAACATGTTGTGTCATGATGTCCTGAAAAATATTATCTCTGACtctaaaaccagttttttttcactttctctacgaatataattcaattttaagctCGTAAGACAGAGattcatttacaaatttatagcCGGTTTGTTTTTATAtcgtcatttatttatttttttaacgatattcttatttttgaattttaattacctGTTaacaaggttttatttattttattctttctttagttattaaaatagaagatgcaatattacaaaaagaatCTGATTCTATATGAacgttttccaaaaaaattacagctttcataaaaaaaaacaaatatgattaatagacaaatctaactttcttattttttttttacaacgctTACTTTCTCCAAATTCGTGAATTAAAGTTTTTGCTTCTTACGAGTGAACACCGATAccgtattacttaaaaataaatacttctgcGAACGTGACGTTTCGCTTCATTTTTCATAGCAAATAAATGCTCATCATTAATCTGTACTAATGATAATAAACGGTATAAAGTGACCATGAGAGCAGAAAATTCAATTAAGCCCAAAAGGGACACTgattgtctctctctctcactctctcagaTCTAACTTTTTCTTAGGCCTATAAACGGGAATCAACAGATCTGGTAAGGGTCAAACTTCCTCGTAAACATCATACGCGAGGAAAGATTGAATTATTACGATCGATTATTTTTAATCGTCGTACATTCGattctcttttaataaattttctatttttgtaataaattcaatttttttttttcaaaacgtcgTAATCCGAGAGACGTGTAAAAAGCTTAATGGTGTTTCAAGGTGGTGTTTCAGAGGTTCCAAGGTCTTTTGTTTTTCTGGACCGCTTGCTCTCTCGCGGATTTAGATCATCACACtttcttaattgaaaaaaataatttaattactgaagtATTAGAACCGTTTCTTCCCAAAATGCATTCTACTTTCACGTACTAACGAGAAATTTATCCAAAAGATTCAGGATTCCTTGTTTTTTAACCCTCATACAGCTCTATctactcttaaaataaaaaaataaatatataattacattgaaaccattttttttttcaaaacacaccttaattctatgaaaatgtaaaaaaaaagacgtTGACAATATTAATTTCAAGAGTCCTTGAAAGAAAACTTCAGGATTTTCTTTCTGTCTTCCCTAGCACCATCGATTAACAAGACTCTAAGTATGACTGTGTTCtaattttattcttctattaattttttttaaaagaatttaccaTTCTCAAATCAAGGAGAGATCTTTcaaggaaaaacaaaaatctcAACGAACTTCCTCgattaacaaaaatcaaaaaattgcatCCTATtcgaacttttttaaaattttctgcctGTAGcgtagaaaatttttaaacgggTAGGGAGGTATGAAAAGTAGTATTTCTACCTTTCCTACAGAAGGTTCTttattcgaatcccggttaggattaatttttttacgagcGTAAACCttatttgtattcataaaaataaattagaaggaTGGGTAGTCGTATTCGGGATTCGGCTTACGGTTGCCGGGGCGAATAaactaattaatgtaatatcTTCAGAAAAAGGTGTATGTATCAAATTCCACGAGGTTTAAGAAGTTCAAGATTCTTTAGTTCCCGGctccattaattaaaaatttaatccgtttttttatacttatttatttttgtgcgGCTTTATAATCTGCACAAAAGAATTCTTTCACGGAAAACGAAACGAAACTAATTTCCCGTTTATAATATGAGCGTCGACATTCTGCACAAATTTTTTATACGTCGGATATACACATAGGtgtaattttgttcagaatagattacttcagattttaaaataccgttatatattgcttcagaggataagatgaatgacaagtagcgtgtgaaaatgccatgcctgaccgaaattcggtggtcccggtcaggcacggcattttcacacacgctacaaatcgttcatttcATCCTCTTTAGCAATTCCTaaggtgatcccggaggttaaaattaaaaaaaaaaaaaaaaaatcgacgccattttgaaaaagtaaaaaacacgAGATTCATTTATCTCGTAAAATTTGGATTAAAAGTTTGGATGTAgcattttagttaattttcttacggtatgaatttcacttaaaataccataaaaaatttatagtaactTTTCTGGCATAATCTGGTAAGTTTTctctgccgatctccgtggcggagggATAACGTCTCGGTCTTTCAACCCCGGAATTTCGGGTTCAAATTCCGATCgggcataataattttcatacgctaaaaaattccatttttatattcgCACGCAgaaacttcaagcttatatggcgaaatcatcaagcaaaaaaaaaaatattaatagtactgGATGAATgtgcatcgaacgagtactgcGACAGAACTTTACTCGACGAGAATCTGAtcagaactgaataattattctgtactCTTTGTACAGAATGCAGCCGCATTGCATTCCATCGTACGGTAGATTCTAAATAAGTGATATGAAGCACACGTGGCTTATGGAATGCAATGCGTCAGAATGTTACCGTAACGTAACTCCCCCATCCCCAAATAAAACACCGTGGGGTTGATTATCAGGCACAGATGggttttcctataaatatttcaatttgcggtacaataataacatttac
This DNA window, taken from Lycorma delicatula isolate Av1 chromosome 7, ASM4794821v1, whole genome shotgun sequence, encodes the following:
- the LOC142328386 gene encoding uncharacterized protein LOC142328386 — encoded protein: MNAPKSTIVVGDFNCRTVAAGAGSSNNRGLALEELLGTTGLVCINDGSPTFYARGHSSILDLVLIDGRFPPDMVRMQDLQVETASDHLAVSVEIHDTETHARNQHLCFRLSERQIETIVRKVATKITDGRPVTPDTLQQIMITELARLPERATRHHPVYWWSSDIADQRRVLQSMKRRVQRLRTRAYGADRDLNTAITQYRAARKQLNFMIKHVKRQKWRELCSELDADP